CCAGACATTCGCGAGGACGTTTACCGCCAGCCGGTAGTGCGCCTGTCATACTATGACGAGGAGTGGAAACACCACGAAGAAACTTTTAAAGGTCTGGCTGCCCGCGTAATTCAGCACGAGTATGACCATATTGAAGGCAAGCTGTTCACCGATAAACTAAACCCACTACGCAAGCGCCTGATTGAAAAGAAACTGGGCGAAATTTCACGCGGGATGGTAAGTGTTGATTATAAAATGAAATTTCCGGCAGTAAAGAAAGGAAGATAATTGAGACGCGAATGACAATCTCGTCATTGCGAGGAACGAAGCAATCTCTGTACTTGCACATCAGATTTGCATGTTCGAATATCCTTTGCAGAGATTGCTTCGTTCCTCGCAATGACGTGTTGGTTACTGCACCTCGCGACAGTTCATAAAAAAAGAGAAGGCCTGCTATATTGATAGCAGGCCTTCTCTTTTTATAAATCATACGATAATTACTTCACACCTATGCAATGGTCAATACCATGCACCACGCCATGCGGGTCTTTAATATCAAATGCCAGAAAGTGGATCTGATTGCCTGCGGCATCGGTAAGCAATATTTTATTGCCAGCTACTTTTTGTATTTTAAGTGTTTGGCCAGAAAGCGTAACCAACGTGGTTCTGCCCTTGCCCGCGGTTAACTTGGCAGCAAGTGCCATCATGGTCAATTTGCCTTTTACAATGTGTCCTTTCAGGAAGTTGGCCATAGCTGCAGGATCTGCACTCAGGCTATCCATTTTGCTGGTGGGCATTTCGCGGAAGGTGGTGTTATCTGGTGCAAATACGGTGTAAGTTACCGCCTTTGCCAAATCTGCACCAATGTTTGATGCGCGCACCAGGCTGGCAAATTTGTAGTACTCAGACTCATCGCTAATGCCACCTAATAAAGAGGCTTGTGCCTTACTTTTCAAACTAAATGCCAGCAGGGCCACTGCGGCAAACAATACCATTCGGAATTTTCTCATAGGAAATATTATATATAATCAGTTGTGTGGTAAATTTAACAAAGGGCAATGTTAAGTGTTCCATTTACACGGTTGAAATATTGAAATCTATTCAAATCGTTACTTAACAACCGCGCCATTCATGCATGGGGTTAACTATATTAGGTGAAACAATTATGAACAGGGCGCCTGCCCACCCCAACTTACCGATATGCATACCAACAGACGTAATTTTTTGGCTACTGCCGCTTTGGGCAGCGTGGCCGCCGCGTTGCCATTAACCTCTTTCGGCAAAACCAATGATGCCACCGAGGCCGAATACGCCCGACTTGACGCAGCCGCAAAACGCCCGGTACTAAAAAAAGAACTTTTTAAAGACCCGGTGATTATTGACAACATTGAATTGCTGCGCTACAAGGATACCTTTTTATGCCGCGTACGCTCAAAAGACGGCGCCGTTGGCATGGCCGTGGGTAACAGCCTGCAAATGCGTTACCTGTACCCCATTTTCGTTAATCGCCTGCAGCCGTTTTTTATTGGTAAAGACGCCCGTAACCTGGAGGCCCTGCTGGAAGAAGTTTATGTGTACGATAGCAATTACAAGCTGCAAAGCGTTGCCTTTTGGGATCCGGTAGCTACCCTGGAGTTTGCCCTGCTGGATATGATGGGCCGCATTGCCAACAAATCCATCGGTCAGCTGATTGGCGATATTCATCACAAAGAAATTCATGTTTACCAAGCCAATAGCGAGCGCGATATTACCGCTGAAGAAACCATCAGGCATCTGCAGGCGCAACTAGCGCAATCGCAAGCCAAAGCCATTAAATTTAAGCTGGGCGGCCGGATGAGCCATGTAGAATATCCGGCTAAGCGCTCAGAACAGTTGATCCCGCTGGTGCGCAAAACCTTTGGCGATGATATGGTGATTTCTGCCGATGCCAATGGTTCTTATGACGTGAAGGAAGCCATTCGCATTGGTAAGATCATGGAAGAGTATAAATACGCCTTCTATGAAGAACCCGTACCGTTTGACTGGTATCAGGAAACCCGTCAAGTGGCCGACGCGCTTAACATCCCAATTGCCGGTGGCGAACAGGAACCAAGCCTGCGTAACTTCCGCTGGTTGCTGGGCACCAAAACGCTCAAAATAGTACAGCAAGACCAGTTTTACTTTGGCGGCATGATTCGCTCTATGCGCGTAGCCCGTATGGCCGAAGTGATGGGCGCTGTATGCACGCCGCACACCACAGGTGATGGCTTTGGCTATGTGTACCTGGCGCACTTTATCTCGGCTATTCCTAACGCCGGCAAATACCACGAGTTTAAAGACCTGAGCAAAAATCTGCCGTTTGAATGTAAAGACTCTTCATTAAAAAGCGAGAACGGTGTGGTTAAAATACCACAAGGTCCAGGCCTGGGTGTAGATATCGACCCGGATTATGTAAAGAAACATACTGTTGTTACAGCATAAAAAAAAGTTTGTCATCACGTTCGCACCTCGCAATGACGTGATAGTGTATGTTTAGCCATCATCTTGAGTTAATTAGCATAAAAGCCCTCATTTCTACAGAAGAAATGAGGGCTTTTCATTCTGCCCGATACTACATATTATAGATCCGGGAACAAAAATTTCTCTAAAAAAATTTGCGCAGTCAAATAACTGCATTATATTGCAGTCACTTAGCTGCATAAATAATGGAGACACGTAGAGATGTATTTCAAGCCATAGCCGATCCTACCCGCCGGGCCATACTGGCGCTGGTTGTTGCCCAAGCCATGACGCCGGGCGCCATAGCCGGAAACTTTAACTCATCCAGACAAACTATCTCCAAGCACATCCAGATTTTAACTGAATGTGAACTGCTGAATCAAACACAAAACGGCCGAGAAATCTTTTATCATTTCAATGCCAATAAATTAAAAGAAGTAGCAGCATGGCTGGAACCCTACCGCAAATTATGGGAAACACGGCTTGATGCGATTGATGACCTGCTGAAAGAAATGCAGGCATCGCCAAAAACCGACAAGTAATTATTAATCACATAAAACAAACAGAGATGAACAACCAAATGTATCCTTGCTTATGGTTTGATGGTCAGGCCAGGGCTGCAGCAGATTTTTACTGCACCATCTTCCCTGACTCAAAAATCATCAATGACTCTGGGATGGTCGTAAACTTTGAACTAAACGGGACCCTCTTTATGGGTCTGAACGGCGGCCCTCATTTTAAATTTAATGAAGCTGTTTCTTTTGTTATCCCCTGCAAAGATCAGCAGGAAATTGATCATTACTGGGATCGGCTGACGTCAGACGGTGGGCAGGAGAGCCAGTGTGGTTGGTGTAAAGACAAATTTGGCCTGTCATGGCAGGTAGTGCCAAGCATATTAGGTGAGCTAATGTCAGACCCTCAAAAAGGACCGCGTGTGGTACAGGCATTTATGCAGATGAAGAAATTTGATATTGAAACCTTGAAAAATGCCTAGGCAATAAAAAGATCAGGAGGTAAAAATTATGGCCAAGCAAGTTCAGGTAACTAAAGTATTTAATGCGCCTGTAGAAATGGTGTGGCGGGTTTGGGTTGAGCCGCAGCTGATTAAACGATGGTGGGGACCCAGGCATTTTATATCGCCAATGGCGCAAATTGACTTCCGGGTGGGTGGCCGATCGCTGGTGAGTATGAAGGCTCCGCAGGAAATGGGCGGCCGCGAATGGTATTCTATTTGGGATTACGTAAAAATCGACCCGCTAAAAACAATTGAGTTTATACAAAGCCTGGCAGATGAGAACGGTCAGAAAACCAACCCTGTCAGCGTAGGCATGCCGGCAGATTTTCCCTCAGAGATCCAAACGATAGTAACCTTCCGCGAGCTTGGGCCAAACCAAACAGAAATGACCGTTACTGAATATGCAGACTTTGGCACCATGAGCAACTTTGCCCAAATTGGTCTTGAACAAAGCCTGGATAAGATGGCAGCGATCTTTAGTTGATCAACTGGCTTATTTTTACGTCCCGTATCTCCTTTAAATACCTATATAAACAGAAAAAGCCCTCATTCCGGCACAAGTGCCGGGATAAGGGCCTGATTGCGGAGTGGACGACACCGGGGCCCACTCCAGCAATAAGCTATGTTACTAGCTTTATTTTTACAAAGCCTGTCAACTATTATGACAGCCACAGACTTTGAAGAAAAAACGAAACTGTTCTTGTCAGACTAACCTTGCCCTGGTTGATACATTCTTTTTTCAACCGGCTGATAATACTCCTGCAGATTTTCAGGAATCCTGGCGTTATAACCTAAAACCTGCCTTAAATGTGGATTTAACTCTTCGCCAAAGGCATAACCAAGCGCTCTTGGGTAATCCAGTTGTGGCTTAAAGAACGGGCGGGTAAAAGCCCCGGTTAGCGCTCTTCTGGGCTGGTCGGTATAGTTCTTACCGGCAGCGTGCCATAAATTGGCATCAAACGCAATCATGCTGCCCTTTTTTGCTACAGCACGATCGGCATTATTGTAAAAATGCTCGTCATCCGGTTTTTCTTCGTTGGTGTGCGAGCCGGATAGAAACCAGGTAGCGCCGTTTTCAAGCGTAAAGTCATCAAGGACAACCATAAACTGAAGCATCAGCTTAAAATCACCCGTAAAACTCCTGATATCGCGATGTACGTTTTGAACATATCTCCCGGCACTTTTGGTATTGATGACGGCCCCTAACGAGTTGATGATATAATTGCCACCCAGAAAATGCCTTATCTGGGCATCGCAATACTTTTGATCGAGGAAATGGAGGGCAAACGTATCCCGCTCTACCAGGTGATGTAGTGTTCCATCCATATTTTCGGCTATCCCGTTCGCTATCTGTATCTCCCGCCTTTTTTGGTATGAACCACTTAGCGAATCAATCATTTCCTGCAAAAGAGCGGGGTTGATTACGTCTTCATAAATAATCCAACCATGCTCTTTAATAACACGGTCAAATGAATCCAAATCGGCGTCTGAATATTTAAACTTGTTTTCCATGTTATTAATTTGCTATTTGAAATATAGGGTCTCGTTTTTCTTTTGGCTGCCTGTAAAGCGGGAAGTAGCCCGATTGCAGATCAATATCGGCGCCTGCCTTGGCAACAATAGCATCATACGCCTCGCGGTCATTAACGTAGCGCCATATATGATCTTTTACCTGCAGGTTTGAGAAACGCTTTTTAAACTCAAAAAGTGAATCTTCTTTACCACCCACACCGCCGCCAAGATGAAAGATCTTTTTGCCAAGCCGCCTTCCCATCACGCTTATTTCGTCTGTTAACAGCTTGCTTGGCGATTCACTCAAATAATCAGGAGATGTGGCAGAAAGATGGTTTCTGATAATAGTATCTGACAGCAATACCAGGGCCCCGCAAGTGAGCACAGTTCCGTCATACACCAGCAGAAGCTTACTGTCAAACCCCTCCAATTCTAATATGGTGGTAAAGTATGCCTCGTCAAAGTAATACATGGGTGCGGCATGTAAGCGATCCATGTTTTTGTGATAAACATCAACAAAAGCCTTAATCTCGTCTGCATTGGTTGCTTCTTTAATCAGATAACCCTTATTGCGCAGTTGCCGTACCTGGCGGGAGAGTCTCTTTTCATAACCGCTCCGTTGATCATCAATGGACGAGGACAGATCCATGTATAAAGTTGACCCATTTTCAACTACGCCGCCTATATTTTCCAGCAAATGGCACTGATCTATAAACGGGTGAAGCCTTGAAAATATACAAATGGCGCGCTGGTCGGTCATAAAACGCTTAAATGCTGCCGTAAAGTCAGCCAAGATTACTTCTGATAGTTCTGTTATATTAACGTTAGAGATTGGGCCGCAATAACCGTATACCGACGTCATATCATAAAAATCAGTACCCTCAACTTTTCTTTTCACAACAGGCAAAGCAATAAACATATCGCCCTCCTCATACACAAATAGCAACGGCTCTCCTTCAGTGTTTAACGACTGATAGGTACAAGAATGAAATACGTCGTGCAGCAGTGATCTATTGACGTAGTCATCCCATTCTTTTCTGTATTGTACAGTAAAACTACGGTATCCCATAAAAATATATGTTTAAATTAGATTAGGTATCTAAGGGTATCAAATGCTTTGCGTATTCTAAATCGTCGCAATTCAAATAAAATGTCTCTCTTTAAATACAGCAATAACAGCTTTCTCTTCTCACGTCCCCGGTAGCTAAAGCGCCTGATGATCTGATTAAAATCGTTGATTACTTTATCTCTCCGGGCATCAGCCTCTATCATGCTCCATATACCGCCAACATGATTGCGGTAGCAACTCATCACCTCGGGCATTACATATATTTTACCTGCTGTTTTATAAGTGGCAAAAATCTTCAGCAGTTTATCAGCTGCGTTGAAATCAAGATACCAGGCTTCGTCAAAAATCTGGCTAATCTCTTGAACATTGCGATATACAACTGTAGCGGTCTTAGTTTCTTCTTGCTTCCCAACCAACAGATCATGATAGGTGTGTACCAATGGTTTCGGGCTCGGATCAACATGCAGGGTGTTATAATTGGTATCTATTACCCGTGTGTAGTGGCAGCACATTACATAATCAGGATGCTGCTCCAGAAAATCCACCTGTTTTTGCAGTTTATTTGGATCTGTCCAATAATCGTCGCCATCGCAAAGCGCTATATATTTCCCGGTGCAAGCTTTAACTACGTTCCGCATGTTCTCATGGGCGCCAATATTTTTACTACTCCGGATCAATTTTATCTTATCGGGATATTGCTCTTGATATGTCGTTATTACATCAGAAGTACCGTCAGTCGAGCAGTCATCTCCGATAACAATATCAAATGAGAAATTGGTTTTTTGCATCAGAAACCCATCAAGTGCTTCACCTATAAACTTTTCATGATTATAAGTGATACAACACACACTCAACATCAAATTATTATCTTTCATGATTTGGATTATTGCGACACAGGATGTAATGCATCTGATAAAATATTGACTGGTTTATAGGTTAAGGCATTGGCTCGGCACAGCTTCGCTACCTCACTTACGGTGTGCCTTGGAACAAAACAGATGACCGGTCATCTTTTGATTGGCTGTCCAAATCAAAAGCAACTGGAATTATCTCATTCCGTACATCAAATTTATTAAATCAGTATGCAGGGTATCAATGGTTTATAGCATGTTGCTCTTAACTTGTAACATAACTATTGGTTTCTTTACAGTTGTATACACAAAATTGCACACCTGTAACAGCTATTTCCAGAATTAGGACGGTTTGTATATAGATTTGGTTGCTTTTAAGGTATATGTTTGAAGGAAAATGCCAGAACACAATACGGAGTTTTGAACATAAAAAAAGCGCTTGGACTATTAATCTAAGCGCTCGGGGCTAAATGTCATAAAAGCAAAAAGCCTTCAGAAAAAATCTGAAGGCTTCTTAGCGGAATGGACGGGACTCGAACCCGCGACCCCATGCGTGACAGGCATGTATTCTAACCAGCTGAACTACCACTCCTCCCGTTTGGGATGGCAAATATAAGAATGATATCTTTTTATCCAATAATTATCTAAACAAAAAGATCATAAAAGCAAAAAGCCTTCAGAAAAAATCTGAAGGCTTTTTTGCGGAATGGACGGGACTCGAACCCGCGACCCCATGCGTGACAGGCATGTATTCTAACCAGCTGAACTACCACTCCTCCCGTTTGGGATTGCAAATATACGAACGATATATTTCTATCCAAATTAAATCTTAAAAAAGTCAACCAATCGAATTTAACGCACTGATTTCCAATTTAAAAAACTTAATATCTCTATTCTCTCCCACTCTAAACGTCCGTCAAATGCGGTTAGGCTATAGTGCCTTCTTTCAGTTTTTCGGCGTTTTCGGCAAATTGCAACTGCTCCATTATCTCCTGCAGGTCGCCGTTCATTACGTTAGGCAGGTTGTAAATGGTCAAACCAATGCGGTGCTCAGTAACCCGGCCTTGCGGATAATTGTAGGTACG
This region of Mucilaginibacter yixingensis genomic DNA includes:
- a CDS encoding SRPBCC domain-containing protein encodes the protein MAKQVQVTKVFNAPVEMVWRVWVEPQLIKRWWGPRHFISPMAQIDFRVGGRSLVSMKAPQEMGGREWYSIWDYVKIDPLKTIEFIQSLADENGQKTNPVSVGMPADFPSEIQTIVTFRELGPNQTEMTVTEYADFGTMSNFAQIGLEQSLDKMAAIFS
- a CDS encoding fasciclin domain-containing protein: MRKFRMVLFAAVALLAFSLKSKAQASLLGGISDESEYYKFASLVRASNIGADLAKAVTYTVFAPDNTTFREMPTSKMDSLSADPAAMANFLKGHIVKGKLTMMALAAKLTAGKGRTTLVTLSGQTLKIQKVAGNKILLTDAAGNQIHFLAFDIKDPHGVVHGIDHCIGVK
- a CDS encoding glycosyltransferase; this encodes MKDNNLMLSVCCITYNHEKFIGEALDGFLMQKTNFSFDIVIGDDCSTDGTSDVITTYQEQYPDKIKLIRSSKNIGAHENMRNVVKACTGKYIALCDGDDYWTDPNKLQKQVDFLEQHPDYVMCCHYTRVIDTNYNTLHVDPSPKPLVHTYHDLLVGKQEETKTATVVYRNVQEISQIFDEAWYLDFNAADKLLKIFATYKTAGKIYVMPEVMSCYRNHVGGIWSMIEADARRDKVINDFNQIIRRFSYRGREKRKLLLLYLKRDILFELRRFRIRKAFDTLRYLI
- a CDS encoding VOC family protein, with the translated sequence MNNQMYPCLWFDGQARAAADFYCTIFPDSKIINDSGMVVNFELNGTLFMGLNGGPHFKFNEAVSFVIPCKDQQEIDHYWDRLTSDGGQESQCGWCKDKFGLSWQVVPSILGELMSDPQKGPRVVQAFMQMKKFDIETLKNA
- a CDS encoding GNAT family N-acetyltransferase produces the protein MGYRSFTVQYRKEWDDYVNRSLLHDVFHSCTYQSLNTEGEPLLFVYEEGDMFIALPVVKRKVEGTDFYDMTSVYGYCGPISNVNITELSEVILADFTAAFKRFMTDQRAICIFSRLHPFIDQCHLLENIGGVVENGSTLYMDLSSSIDDQRSGYEKRLSRQVRQLRNKGYLIKEATNADEIKAFVDVYHKNMDRLHAAPMYYFDEAYFTTILELEGFDSKLLLVYDGTVLTCGALVLLSDTIIRNHLSATSPDYLSESPSKLLTDEISVMGRRLGKKIFHLGGGVGGKEDSLFEFKKRFSNLQVKDHIWRYVNDREAYDAIVAKAGADIDLQSGYFPLYRQPKEKRDPIFQIAN
- a CDS encoding phytanoyl-CoA dioxygenase family protein; the encoded protein is MENKFKYSDADLDSFDRVIKEHGWIIYEDVINPALLQEMIDSLSGSYQKRREIQIANGIAENMDGTLHHLVERDTFALHFLDQKYCDAQIRHFLGGNYIINSLGAVINTKSAGRYVQNVHRDIRSFTGDFKLMLQFMVVLDDFTLENGATWFLSGSHTNEEKPDDEHFYNNADRAVAKKGSMIAFDANLWHAAGKNYTDQPRRALTGAFTRPFFKPQLDYPRALGYAFGEELNPHLRQVLGYNARIPENLQEYYQPVEKRMYQPGQG
- a CDS encoding helix-turn-helix transcriptional regulator → METRRDVFQAIADPTRRAILALVVAQAMTPGAIAGNFNSSRQTISKHIQILTECELLNQTQNGREIFYHFNANKLKEVAAWLEPYRKLWETRLDAIDDLLKEMQASPKTDK
- a CDS encoding mandelate racemase/muconate lactonizing enzyme family protein — translated: MHTNRRNFLATAALGSVAAALPLTSFGKTNDATEAEYARLDAAAKRPVLKKELFKDPVIIDNIELLRYKDTFLCRVRSKDGAVGMAVGNSLQMRYLYPIFVNRLQPFFIGKDARNLEALLEEVYVYDSNYKLQSVAFWDPVATLEFALLDMMGRIANKSIGQLIGDIHHKEIHVYQANSERDITAEETIRHLQAQLAQSQAKAIKFKLGGRMSHVEYPAKRSEQLIPLVRKTFGDDMVISADANGSYDVKEAIRIGKIMEEYKYAFYEEPVPFDWYQETRQVADALNIPIAGGEQEPSLRNFRWLLGTKTLKIVQQDQFYFGGMIRSMRVARMAEVMGAVCTPHTTGDGFGYVYLAHFISAIPNAGKYHEFKDLSKNLPFECKDSSLKSENGVVKIPQGPGLGVDIDPDYVKKHTVVTA